The following are from one region of the Sandaracinus amylolyticus genome:
- the glyA gene encoding serine hydroxymethyltransferase — protein sequence MSEPTLAQVDPEIASLIAKEERRQLDSIRLIASENYASRAVQEAAGSALNNKYSEGYPGKRYYQGQEYIDKVETLAIERIKKLFGVEHVNVQPYSGSPANLAVHYAFLRPGDKTVGLGLPAGGHLTHGWKVSITGDYFEAHQYGVRESDHRLDMDQVARIAREHKPKLMWCGTTAYPRHVDYAKFAEIANEVGAILVADIAHVSGLIAGKAHPSPVGLAPIVTSTTHKTLRGPRGGMILCDAKYAKEIDKAVFPGLQGGPHNSGIAALAVAAHEALQPSFETYARNVVTNAKAMAEALLSRGIDLVTGGTDTHLILADLTSKNVAGKPAAIALEKAGIVCNYNSVPFDKRKPFDPSGIRLGTPAVTSRGMGPDEMKRIGHWIADVVEAPTDEKVIGRVRGELLAMCETFPAPGLERR from the coding sequence ATGTCGGAGCCCACGCTCGCCCAGGTCGATCCCGAGATCGCATCGCTCATCGCGAAGGAGGAGCGCCGTCAGCTCGACAGCATCCGCCTGATCGCGAGCGAGAACTACGCGTCGCGCGCGGTGCAGGAGGCGGCCGGCAGCGCGCTGAACAACAAGTACAGCGAGGGCTACCCGGGCAAGCGCTACTACCAGGGCCAGGAGTACATCGACAAGGTCGAGACCCTCGCCATCGAGCGCATCAAGAAGCTCTTCGGCGTCGAGCACGTGAACGTGCAGCCCTACTCGGGCTCGCCCGCGAACCTCGCGGTCCACTACGCGTTCCTGCGCCCCGGCGACAAGACGGTCGGCCTCGGGCTGCCCGCGGGCGGTCACCTCACGCACGGCTGGAAGGTCTCGATCACCGGCGATTACTTCGAGGCGCACCAGTACGGCGTGCGCGAGAGCGATCACCGGCTCGACATGGACCAGGTCGCGCGGATCGCGCGCGAGCACAAGCCGAAGCTCATGTGGTGCGGCACGACGGCGTACCCGCGCCACGTCGACTACGCGAAGTTCGCGGAGATCGCGAACGAGGTGGGCGCGATCCTGGTCGCCGACATCGCGCACGTCTCCGGTCTGATCGCCGGCAAGGCGCACCCGAGCCCGGTGGGCCTCGCGCCGATCGTCACCAGCACCACGCACAAGACGCTGCGCGGTCCGCGCGGCGGCATGATTCTCTGCGACGCGAAGTACGCGAAGGAGATCGACAAGGCGGTGTTCCCGGGCCTCCAGGGCGGCCCGCACAACAGCGGCATCGCGGCGCTCGCGGTCGCGGCGCACGAGGCGCTGCAGCCGAGCTTCGAGACCTACGCGCGCAACGTCGTCACGAACGCGAAGGCGATGGCGGAGGCGCTCTTGTCGCGCGGCATCGATCTCGTGACCGGCGGCACCGACACCCACCTGATCCTCGCGGATCTCACGAGCAAGAACGTCGCGGGCAAGCCGGCGGCGATCGCGCTCGAGAAGGCGGGGATCGTCTGCAACTACAACTCGGTGCCCTTCGACAAGCGCAAGCCGTTCGATCCGAGCGGCATCCGCCTCGGCACGCCCGCGGTGACGAGCCGCGGCATGGGCCCCGACGAGATGAAGCGCATCGGCCACTGGATCGCCGACGTGGTCGAGGCGCCGACCGACGAGAAGGTGATCGGGCGCGTGCGCGGTGAGCTCCTCGCGATGTGCGAGACGTTCCCGGCGCCCGGCCTCGAGCGTCGCTGA
- a CDS encoding MlaE family ABC transporter permease: MSAGEDEQREEPFYLGVPTRIGASLLHLSGELGGMIVLAARLLRRLVPPRVDRDELVKNLHKTGVRSVGIVSVTAIFVGAIMVIQAAPLVMRFNAKEIVGWGAGFATLREVGPLLIALMFSGRVGANNTAELGTMVVTDQIDALRALAIDPLAYLILPRVISMVVMLFLLTIVGDAVAIVGAIGAAKVLLDVDPRSFISSLTVLLDEWDLATGLIKSVAFGVMIALTSCHFGLSVKGGAPGVGRAVNAAVVAAASGIFVLDYFSTYLLG, translated from the coding sequence GTGAGCGCGGGTGAGGACGAGCAGCGGGAGGAGCCCTTCTACCTGGGCGTGCCCACGCGCATCGGCGCGTCGCTCTTGCACCTCTCGGGCGAGCTCGGCGGGATGATCGTGCTCGCGGCGCGCCTCCTGCGTCGCCTCGTGCCGCCGCGCGTCGATCGCGACGAGCTCGTGAAGAACCTGCACAAGACCGGGGTGCGCTCGGTCGGCATCGTGTCGGTCACCGCGATCTTCGTCGGCGCGATCATGGTCATCCAGGCCGCGCCCCTCGTGATGCGCTTCAACGCGAAGGAGATCGTCGGCTGGGGCGCGGGCTTCGCGACGCTGCGCGAGGTCGGTCCGCTGCTGATCGCGCTCATGTTCAGTGGGCGCGTCGGCGCGAACAACACCGCCGAGCTCGGGACCATGGTGGTGACCGATCAGATCGACGCGCTGCGCGCGCTCGCGATCGATCCGCTCGCGTACCTGATCCTGCCCCGCGTGATCTCGATGGTGGTCATGCTCTTCCTGCTCACGATCGTCGGCGACGCGGTCGCGATCGTCGGCGCGATCGGCGCGGCGAAGGTGCTGCTCGACGTCGATCCGCGCTCGTTCATCAGCTCGCTCACGGTGCTGCTCGACGAGTGGGATCTCGCGACCGGTCTCATCAAGAGCGTCGCGTTCGGCGTGATGATCGCGCTCACGTCGTGCCACTTCGGCCTCTCGGTGAAGGGCGGCGCGCCGGGCGTCGGTCGCGCGGTGAACGCCGCGGTCGTCGCTGCGGCGAGCGGCATCTTCGTGCTCGACTACTTCTCGACGTACCTCCTCGGATGA
- a CDS encoding ABC transporter ATP-binding protein produces the protein MIRAVDVHVAFRQPVLRGVSLEVPEGCIYALIGPGAAGKSVLLKTLAGLIRPSQGRVELLGRALGELDEAGLMEVRRDVGMLFQNYALFDFMTVGENIAFPLRRLFSLGEREIQERVAERLARMSLPGFESRLPAGLSGGQKKRVGVARATVSRPRVLLYDEPTAGLDPVTSQKIYDLIREEQRTHGTTNVVISSDVRGLLTIADRVGMLHGGKLIFEGTRDEALASDVPEVRQFVHGLPDGPL, from the coding sequence GTGATCCGAGCCGTGGACGTCCACGTCGCGTTCCGCCAGCCGGTCCTGCGCGGCGTCTCGCTCGAGGTCCCCGAGGGCTGCATCTACGCGCTGATCGGGCCGGGCGCGGCGGGCAAGAGCGTGCTGCTCAAGACGCTCGCCGGGCTGATCCGACCCTCGCAGGGACGCGTCGAGCTGCTCGGTCGCGCGCTCGGCGAGCTCGACGAGGCGGGGCTCATGGAGGTGCGCCGCGACGTCGGGATGCTCTTCCAGAACTACGCGCTCTTCGACTTCATGACGGTCGGCGAGAACATCGCGTTCCCGCTGCGTCGATTGTTCTCCCTGGGAGAACGAGAGATCCAGGAGCGAGTCGCCGAGCGGCTCGCGCGCATGTCGCTCCCCGGCTTCGAGTCGCGTCTTCCGGCAGGGCTCAGCGGCGGTCAGAAGAAGCGCGTCGGCGTGGCGCGCGCGACGGTGTCGCGGCCGCGCGTGCTGCTCTACGACGAGCCGACGGCGGGGCTCGATCCCGTCACGAGCCAGAAGATCTACGACCTCATCCGCGAGGAACAGCGCACGCACGGCACGACGAACGTCGTGATCTCGAGCGACGTGCGCGGCCTGCTCACGATCGCGGATCGCGTCGGGATGCTGCACGGAGGCAAGCTGATCTTCGAGGGCACGCGCGACGAGGCGCTCGCGTCGGACGTGCCGGAAGTGCGGCAATTCGTGCACGGTCTGCCCGACGGCCCGCTCTGA
- a CDS encoding MlaE family ABC transporter permease has product MSALETMGAPVLHLVREIRDLFAMLARTVVLSIRGRRDRRTIVEQAYQMGNRSVFFVSVTMGFIGTIMVFQAGLQALKIVPELSMLGATFAELLVRDLAASIGAMMLATRVGAGIAAEIGSMVVTEQVDAMRMCAADPIEYLVVPRFLASVLMTFCLLIWAAVVAFGAGMVTANVVFEVNYATFANFSMVDAGDVIVGLTKMLAYGAAIPIVSARCGLTTFGGSEGVGWATTNAVVQSSLAVIVLNFVISSVGFLLFPG; this is encoded by the coding sequence ATGAGCGCGCTCGAGACGATGGGCGCTCCGGTGCTGCACCTCGTGCGCGAGATCCGCGATCTCTTCGCGATGCTCGCGCGCACCGTCGTGCTCTCGATCCGCGGTCGTCGCGACCGGCGCACGATCGTCGAGCAGGCCTATCAGATGGGCAATCGCTCGGTGTTCTTCGTGAGCGTCACGATGGGCTTCATCGGCACCATCATGGTGTTCCAGGCAGGCCTGCAGGCGCTCAAGATCGTGCCCGAGCTCAGCATGCTGGGCGCGACGTTCGCCGAGCTGCTGGTGCGCGATCTCGCCGCGTCGATCGGCGCGATGATGCTCGCGACGCGCGTGGGCGCCGGCATCGCGGCGGAGATCGGATCGATGGTGGTGACCGAGCAGGTCGACGCGATGCGCATGTGCGCGGCGGACCCCATCGAGTACCTCGTGGTGCCGCGCTTCCTCGCGTCGGTGCTGATGACGTTCTGCCTGCTGATCTGGGCGGCGGTCGTCGCGTTCGGCGCGGGCATGGTCACCGCGAACGTGGTGTTCGAGGTCAACTACGCGACGTTCGCGAACTTCTCGATGGTCGACGCCGGCGACGTGATCGTGGGGCTCACGAAGATGCTCGCGTACGGCGCCGCGATCCCGATCGTCTCGGCGCGCTGCGGGCTCACGACGTTCGGCGGCTCGGAGGGCGTGGGCTGGGCGACGACGAACGCGGTCGTGCAGAGCTCGCTCGCGGTCATCGTGCTCAACTTCGTGATCAGCAGCGTGGGCTTCCTGCTCTTCCCGGGCTGA